The following proteins come from a genomic window of Coregonus clupeaformis isolate EN_2021a chromosome 2, ASM2061545v1, whole genome shotgun sequence:
- the LOC121533759 gene encoding NADH dehydrogenase [ubiquinone] iron-sulfur protein 8, mitochondrial, protein MSTALRLLYCSRPGTFVISPGLVRHFSLSVQRGMYKYVNAKELPLDMRSITDRAAQTLLWTELFRGLGMTMSYLFREPATINYPFEKGPLSPRFRGEHALRRYPNGEERCIACKLCEAVCPAQAITIEAETRADGSRRTTRYDIDMTKCIYCGFCQEACPVDAIVEGPNFEFATETHEELLYNKEKLLNNGDQWESEIAANIQADYLYR, encoded by the exons ATGTCTACTGCATTGCGTTTGCTTTACTGCTCCAGGCCAG GCACCTTTGTTATCAGCCCTGGTTTGGTTCGACACTTCAGCCTCAGTGTGCAGAGAGGGATGTACA agtatgTGAATGCCAAGGAGCTGCCCCTTGATATGAGGTCAATCACAGACCGAGCTGCTCAGACTCTCCTGTGGACCGAGCTCTTCagag GATTGGGGATGACTATGAGTTACCTTTTCCGCGAGCCCGCTACCATCAACTACCCCTTTGAGAAGGGTCCCCTGTCTCCTCGTTTCCGTGGTGAACACGCTCTGCGCCGGTACCCCAACGGAGAGGAGCGCTGTATCGCCTGCAAGCTGTGTGAGGCTGTCTGCCCTGCCCAG GCCATTACCATTGAGGCTGAGACGCGTGCAGACGGCAGCAGAAGGACCACTCGCTACGACATCGACATGACCAAGTGCATCTACTGTGGCTTCTGCCAGGAGGCCTGCCCTGTTGATGCTATTGTGGAG GGACCAAACTTTGAGTTTGCCACGGAGACCCACGAGGAGTTGCTGTACAACAAAGAGAAGCTTCTGAACAATGGAGATCAGTGGGAGTCGGAGATTGCTGCCAACATACAGGCAGACTACCTCTATAGATAG
- the LOC121533713 gene encoding syntaxin-3 isoform X4: MKDRLEQLKATCDNDDEEVEIAIDNAAFMDEFFSQIEDIRNSIDKIDENVSEVKKLYSVILSAPTSDQKTQDDLEAVTNDIKKMANNARNKLKTIERNLESEEEERISADMRIRKSQHAVLSRKFVEVMTKYNEAQVDFRERSKGRIQRQLEITGKATTDEELEEMLEGGNSAVFTSGIMDSGISKQALSEIEARHKDIVRLESSIKELHDMFVDIAMLVESQGGMIERIENNMDQSVGFVERAVADTKKAAKFQQEARRKTIIIAVVCTVLAVLILAIILSQTVG; encoded by the exons ATGAAGGACCGATTGGAACAACTTAAAGCG ACATGTGACAATGACGATGAAGAAGTGGAAATTGCCATCGACAATGCAGCTTTTATGGATGAGTTTTTCTCTCAG ATCGAGGACATCAGGAACAGTATTGATAAGATTGATGAGAATGTGTCTGAAGTCAAGAAGCTCTACTCAGTCATCCTGTCTGCCCCCACATCAGACCAGA AAACACAGGATGACTTGGAGGCTGTCACCAACGACATCAAGAAGATGGCTAACAACGCCCGGAACAAACTCAAAA CCATCGAGAGGAATCTGGAgtctgaggaagaggagaggatttCAGCCGACATGCGGATTCGCAAATCACAG cATGCAGTGCTGTCCAGGAAGTTTGTGGAAGTGATGACCAAGTACAATGAGGCCCAGGTGGACTTCAGGGAGAGGAGTAAAGGACGCATCCAGAGACAGCTAGAGATCA CTGGCAAAGCCACAACAGacgaggagctggaggagatgtTAGAGGGTGGAAACTCAGCCGTCTTCACTTCAGGG ATCATGGACTCTGGGATCTCGAAGCAGGCTCTCAGTGAGATTGAGGCGCGACACAAAGACATTGTGCGTCTAGAGAGCAGCATCAAAGAGCTGCACGACATGTTTGTAGACATCGCCATGCTGGTGGAGAGCCAG GGCGGAATGATTGAGAGGATTGAGAACAACATGGACCAATCGGTGGGCTTCGTAGAGCGGGCGGTAGCTGACACTAAGAAAGCCGCCAAGTTTCAGCAGGAGGCCCGTCGT
- the LOC121533713 gene encoding syntaxin-3 isoform X5: MKDRLEQLKATCDNDDEEVEIAIDNAAFMDEFFSQIEDIRNSIDKIDENVSEVKKLYSVILSAPTSDQKTQDDLEAVTNDIKKMANNARNKLKTIERNLESEEEERISADMRIRKSQHAVLSRKFVEVMTKYNEAQVDFRERSKGRIQRQLEITGKATTDEELEEMLEGGNSAVFTSGIMDSGISKQALSEIEARHKDIVRLESSIKELHDMFVDIAMLVESQGDIVNNIEVQVSKAVDHIVVAKTETKKAIQYQSKARKKTIIIAVVCTVLAVLILAIILSQTVG, from the exons ATGAAGGACCGATTGGAACAACTTAAAGCG ACATGTGACAATGACGATGAAGAAGTGGAAATTGCCATCGACAATGCAGCTTTTATGGATGAGTTTTTCTCTCAG ATCGAGGACATCAGGAACAGTATTGATAAGATTGATGAGAATGTGTCTGAAGTCAAGAAGCTCTACTCAGTCATCCTGTCTGCCCCCACATCAGACCAGA AAACACAGGATGACTTGGAGGCTGTCACCAACGACATCAAGAAGATGGCTAACAACGCCCGGAACAAACTCAAAA CCATCGAGAGGAATCTGGAgtctgaggaagaggagaggatttCAGCCGACATGCGGATTCGCAAATCACAG cATGCAGTGCTGTCCAGGAAGTTTGTGGAAGTGATGACCAAGTACAATGAGGCCCAGGTGGACTTCAGGGAGAGGAGTAAAGGACGCATCCAGAGACAGCTAGAGATCA CTGGCAAAGCCACAACAGacgaggagctggaggagatgtTAGAGGGTGGAAACTCAGCCGTCTTCACTTCAGGG ATCATGGACTCTGGGATCTCGAAGCAGGCTCTCAGTGAGATTGAGGCGCGACACAAAGACATTGTGCGTCTAGAGAGCAGCATCAAAGAGCTGCACGACATGTTTGTAGACATCGCCATGCTGGTGGAGAGCCAG GGTGACATAGTAAACAACATAGAGGTGCAAGTGTCTAAAGCTGTGGACCACATAGTAGTGGCTAAGACTGAGACCAAAAAAGCCATCCAGTACCAGAGCAAAGCACGCAAG
- the LOC121533713 gene encoding syntaxin-3 isoform X3, with product MKDRLEQLKATCDNDDEEVEIAIDNAAFMDEFFSQIEDIRNSIDKIDENVSEVKKLYSVILSAPTSDQKTQDDLEAVTNDIKKMANNARNKLKTIERNLESEEEERISADMRIRKSQHAVLSRKFVEVMTKYNEAQVDFRERSKGRIQRQLEITGKATTDEELEEMLEGGNSAVFTSGIMDSGISKQALSEIEARHKDIVRLESSIKELHDMFVDIAMLVESQGDIVNNIEVQVSKAVDHIVVAKTETKKAIQYQSKARKKMVIIVAILIIVLAIVALIIGLSVGLSTKK from the exons ATGAAGGACCGATTGGAACAACTTAAAGCG ACATGTGACAATGACGATGAAGAAGTGGAAATTGCCATCGACAATGCAGCTTTTATGGATGAGTTTTTCTCTCAG ATCGAGGACATCAGGAACAGTATTGATAAGATTGATGAGAATGTGTCTGAAGTCAAGAAGCTCTACTCAGTCATCCTGTCTGCCCCCACATCAGACCAGA AAACACAGGATGACTTGGAGGCTGTCACCAACGACATCAAGAAGATGGCTAACAACGCCCGGAACAAACTCAAAA CCATCGAGAGGAATCTGGAgtctgaggaagaggagaggatttCAGCCGACATGCGGATTCGCAAATCACAG cATGCAGTGCTGTCCAGGAAGTTTGTGGAAGTGATGACCAAGTACAATGAGGCCCAGGTGGACTTCAGGGAGAGGAGTAAAGGACGCATCCAGAGACAGCTAGAGATCA CTGGCAAAGCCACAACAGacgaggagctggaggagatgtTAGAGGGTGGAAACTCAGCCGTCTTCACTTCAGGG ATCATGGACTCTGGGATCTCGAAGCAGGCTCTCAGTGAGATTGAGGCGCGACACAAAGACATTGTGCGTCTAGAGAGCAGCATCAAAGAGCTGCACGACATGTTTGTAGACATCGCCATGCTGGTGGAGAGCCAG GGTGACATAGTAAACAACATAGAGGTGCAAGTGTCTAAAGCTGTGGACCACATAGTAGTGGCTAAGACTGAGACCAAAAAAGCCATCCAGTACCAGAGCAAAGCACGCAAG AAAATGGTGATCATAGTGGCAATTCTGATTATCGTGCTGGCCATAGTGGCTCTGATTATTGGGTTGTCGGTGGGATTGAGTACGAAGAAGTGA
- the LOC121533713 gene encoding syntaxin-3 isoform X2 → MKDRLEQLKATCDNDDEEVEIAIDNAAFMDEFFSQIEDIRNSIDKIDENVSEVKKLYSVILSAPTSDQKTQDDLEAVTNDIKKMANNARNKLKTIERNLESEEEERISADMRIRKSQHAVLSRKFVEVMTKYNEAQVDFRERSKGRIQRQLEITGKATTDEELEEMLEGGNSAVFTSGIMDSGISKQALSEIEARHKDIVRLESSIKELHDMFVDIAMLVESQGDIVNNIEVQVSKAVDHIVVAKTETKKAIQYQSKARKGGMIERIENNMDQSVGFVERAVADTKKAAKFQQEARRKKMMITLCCTIIGIVGFSYLYSFFS, encoded by the exons ATGAAGGACCGATTGGAACAACTTAAAGCG ACATGTGACAATGACGATGAAGAAGTGGAAATTGCCATCGACAATGCAGCTTTTATGGATGAGTTTTTCTCTCAG ATCGAGGACATCAGGAACAGTATTGATAAGATTGATGAGAATGTGTCTGAAGTCAAGAAGCTCTACTCAGTCATCCTGTCTGCCCCCACATCAGACCAGA AAACACAGGATGACTTGGAGGCTGTCACCAACGACATCAAGAAGATGGCTAACAACGCCCGGAACAAACTCAAAA CCATCGAGAGGAATCTGGAgtctgaggaagaggagaggatttCAGCCGACATGCGGATTCGCAAATCACAG cATGCAGTGCTGTCCAGGAAGTTTGTGGAAGTGATGACCAAGTACAATGAGGCCCAGGTGGACTTCAGGGAGAGGAGTAAAGGACGCATCCAGAGACAGCTAGAGATCA CTGGCAAAGCCACAACAGacgaggagctggaggagatgtTAGAGGGTGGAAACTCAGCCGTCTTCACTTCAGGG ATCATGGACTCTGGGATCTCGAAGCAGGCTCTCAGTGAGATTGAGGCGCGACACAAAGACATTGTGCGTCTAGAGAGCAGCATCAAAGAGCTGCACGACATGTTTGTAGACATCGCCATGCTGGTGGAGAGCCAG GGTGACATAGTAAACAACATAGAGGTGCAAGTGTCTAAAGCTGTGGACCACATAGTAGTGGCTAAGACTGAGACCAAAAAAGCCATCCAGTACCAGAGCAAAGCACGCAAG GGCGGAATGATTGAGAGGATTGAGAACAACATGGACCAATCGGTGGGCTTCGTAGAGCGGGCGGTAGCTGACACTAAGAAAGCCGCCAAGTTTCAGCAGGAGGCCCGTCGT
- the LOC121533755 gene encoding GTP-binding nuclear protein Ran yields the protein MAEGEPQVQFKLVLVGDGGTGKTTFVKRHLTGEFEKKYVATLGVEVHPLVFHTNRGAIKYNVWDTAGQEKFGGLRDGYYIQAQCAIIMFDVTSRVTYKNVPNWHRDLVRVCENIPIVLCGNKVDIKDRKVKAKSIVFHRKKNLQYYDISAKSNYNFEKPFLWLARKLIGDPNLEFVAMPALAPPEILMDPSLAAQYEHDLKVASETALPDEDDDL from the exons ATGGCAGAAGGCGAGCCGCaggtccagttcaag CTTGTGTTGGTTGGCGATGGAGGAACGGGAAAGACCACTTTCGTCAAAAGACATTTGACGGGAGAGTTTGAGAAGAAATATGTTG CCACACTGGGAGTGGAGGTGCACCCGCTGGTTTTCCACACCAACAGAGGGGCCATCAAATACAATGTGTGGGACACAGCCGGGCAGGAGAAGTTTGGAGGGCTCCGAGATGGCTACTACATCCAAG CCCAGTGCGCGATCATCATGTTTGACGTCACGTCCCGAGTCACCTACAAGAACGTACCCAACTGGCATCGTGATCTGGTGCGAGTCTGTGAGAACATTCCCATAGTCCTCTGCGGCAACAAGGTGGACATCAAAGACAGGAAAGTCAAAGCCAAGAGCATCGTATTCCATCGCAAGAAGAACCTCCAG TACTACGACATCTCTGCCAAGAGTAATTACAACTTTGAGAAGCCCTTCCTGTGGCTAGCACGGAAGCTGATTGGAGACCCCAACCTGGAGTTCGTGGCCATGCCCGCTCTCGCCCCCCCCGAGATTCTCATGGACCCCTCCCTCGCTGCGCAGTACGAGCACGACCTCAAA gTTGCATCAGAAACAGCGCTGCCAGATGAAGATGATGACCTTTAA
- the LOC121533713 gene encoding syntaxin-3 isoform X1 has translation MKDRLEQLKATCDNDDEEVEIAIDNAAFMDEFFSQIEDIRNSIDKIDENVSEVKKLYSVILSAPTSDQKTQDDLEAVTNDIKKMANNARNKLKTIERNLESEEEERISADMRIRKSQHAVLSRKFVEVMTKYNEAQVDFRERSKGRIQRQLEITGKATTDEELEEMLEGGNSAVFTSGIMDSGISKQALSEIEARHKDIVRLESSIKELHDMFVDIAMLVESQGDIVNNIEVQVSKAVDHIVVAKTETKKAIQYQSKARKGGMIERIENNMDQSVGFVERAVADTKKAAKFQQEARRKTIIIAVVCTVLAVLILAIILSQTVG, from the exons ATGAAGGACCGATTGGAACAACTTAAAGCG ACATGTGACAATGACGATGAAGAAGTGGAAATTGCCATCGACAATGCAGCTTTTATGGATGAGTTTTTCTCTCAG ATCGAGGACATCAGGAACAGTATTGATAAGATTGATGAGAATGTGTCTGAAGTCAAGAAGCTCTACTCAGTCATCCTGTCTGCCCCCACATCAGACCAGA AAACACAGGATGACTTGGAGGCTGTCACCAACGACATCAAGAAGATGGCTAACAACGCCCGGAACAAACTCAAAA CCATCGAGAGGAATCTGGAgtctgaggaagaggagaggatttCAGCCGACATGCGGATTCGCAAATCACAG cATGCAGTGCTGTCCAGGAAGTTTGTGGAAGTGATGACCAAGTACAATGAGGCCCAGGTGGACTTCAGGGAGAGGAGTAAAGGACGCATCCAGAGACAGCTAGAGATCA CTGGCAAAGCCACAACAGacgaggagctggaggagatgtTAGAGGGTGGAAACTCAGCCGTCTTCACTTCAGGG ATCATGGACTCTGGGATCTCGAAGCAGGCTCTCAGTGAGATTGAGGCGCGACACAAAGACATTGTGCGTCTAGAGAGCAGCATCAAAGAGCTGCACGACATGTTTGTAGACATCGCCATGCTGGTGGAGAGCCAG GGTGACATAGTAAACAACATAGAGGTGCAAGTGTCTAAAGCTGTGGACCACATAGTAGTGGCTAAGACTGAGACCAAAAAAGCCATCCAGTACCAGAGCAAAGCACGCAAG GGCGGAATGATTGAGAGGATTGAGAACAACATGGACCAATCGGTGGGCTTCGTAGAGCGGGCGGTAGCTGACACTAAGAAAGCCGCCAAGTTTCAGCAGGAGGCCCGTCGT
- the LOC121533713 gene encoding syntaxin-3 isoform X6 — protein sequence MKDRLEQLKATCDNDDEEVEIAIDNAAFMDEFFSQIEDIRNSIDKIDENVSEVKKLYSVILSAPTSDQKTQDDLEAVTNDIKKMANNARNKLKTIERNLESEEEERISADMRIRKSQHAVLSRKFVEVMTKYNEAQVDFRERSKGRIQRQLEITGKATTDEELEEMLEGGNSAVFTSGIMDSGISKQALSEIEARHKDIVRLESSIKELHDMFVDIAMLVESQGGMIERIENNMDQSVGFVERAVADTKKAAKFQQEARRKKMMITLCCTIIGIVGFSYLYSFFS from the exons ATGAAGGACCGATTGGAACAACTTAAAGCG ACATGTGACAATGACGATGAAGAAGTGGAAATTGCCATCGACAATGCAGCTTTTATGGATGAGTTTTTCTCTCAG ATCGAGGACATCAGGAACAGTATTGATAAGATTGATGAGAATGTGTCTGAAGTCAAGAAGCTCTACTCAGTCATCCTGTCTGCCCCCACATCAGACCAGA AAACACAGGATGACTTGGAGGCTGTCACCAACGACATCAAGAAGATGGCTAACAACGCCCGGAACAAACTCAAAA CCATCGAGAGGAATCTGGAgtctgaggaagaggagaggatttCAGCCGACATGCGGATTCGCAAATCACAG cATGCAGTGCTGTCCAGGAAGTTTGTGGAAGTGATGACCAAGTACAATGAGGCCCAGGTGGACTTCAGGGAGAGGAGTAAAGGACGCATCCAGAGACAGCTAGAGATCA CTGGCAAAGCCACAACAGacgaggagctggaggagatgtTAGAGGGTGGAAACTCAGCCGTCTTCACTTCAGGG ATCATGGACTCTGGGATCTCGAAGCAGGCTCTCAGTGAGATTGAGGCGCGACACAAAGACATTGTGCGTCTAGAGAGCAGCATCAAAGAGCTGCACGACATGTTTGTAGACATCGCCATGCTGGTGGAGAGCCAG GGCGGAATGATTGAGAGGATTGAGAACAACATGGACCAATCGGTGGGCTTCGTAGAGCGGGCGGTAGCTGACACTAAGAAAGCCGCCAAGTTTCAGCAGGAGGCCCGTCGT